A DNA window from Aquarana catesbeiana isolate 2022-GZ linkage group LG01, ASM4218655v1, whole genome shotgun sequence contains the following coding sequences:
- the LOC141127265 gene encoding E3 ubiquitin/ISG15 ligase TRIM25-like, with the protein MASADLRKELECSVCLDIYTDPVTLKCGHNFCRDCIGRVLDTQEESRGYFCPECREEFQDRPALHRNITLRNIVENFLSAQPDQEESGVFCTYCIHTPVLAVKSCLKCKASLCHNCLRVHSKPPEDVLCDPTTSLENRKCSVHKKILEYYCTEDSTCICMSCRLEGEHGGHHVETLDEASEIKKKKLRNVLQKLMAEREEMEKRVQSLQEHRRKVQGEADDETERVTVLFRDLRRRLEDLEKRVLREISRQAEWISMLIKDLEIKKEELSRKMGDIEELCNMTDPLTVLQESDTSDLCDTEDGDDEDRERHDKLLHDGGDLDVGVISHTLHTGLSDIMSGVNVEKCPGTHVYPHSTTKGKGHINTEPSRPRPQPSPTIQPSRRPPQPSPTIQPSRRSPKPSPAIQHSHHQARGPNIGAVQQTSGVSGVTDILLDVRTAGNNLHLLDDRKTVFWSYESHNHPETPERFRDYSQVMSSQSFSSGRHYWEVDVGGAEYWTVGMCYPSIDRRGEQRRIGYNKKSWGLERGLLGDQYSVRHDSNRILLPGGVSSKRVRIDLDYEAGQISFYDLCDPIRHLHTFHTTFTEPLHAGIWVGEFGGCIKICGGNQK; encoded by the coding sequence atggcgtctgctgatctgaggaaggaactggaatgttccgtctgtctggacatttatacagatcctgtaaccctgaaatgtggacacaacttctgccgggactgtattggtcgtgtgttggatacacaggaggAGTCTAGAGGTTATttctgtcctgaatgcagagaagagttccaggatcggcctgcactgcacaggaacataacactacgtaacatagtggagaatttcctgtctgctcagccagatcaggaggagtccggggtcttctgtacttactgtattcatACTCCCGTACTTGCTGTGAAATCCTGTCTGAAGTGTAAAGCTTCTCTGTGTCACAATTgcctgagagtccacagcaagcCACCAGAAgacgtcttatgtgaccccaccacttccctggagaacaggaaatgctccgttcataagaagatcctggagtattactgcactgaggactccacctgtatctgtatgtcctgcaggctggagggagagcATGGGGGACACCATgtggagactctggatgaggcctctgaaataaagaagaagaaactgaggaatgttctgcagaaactgatggcagagagagaggagatggagaaaagagtccagagtctgcaggaacacaggaggaaagtacaaggagaagcagatgatgaaacagagagagtcactgtcctgttcagagacctcaggagacgtctggaagacctggagaagagagtcctgagggaaatctccaGGCAGGCAGAGTGGATCTCCATGTTGATTAaagatctggaaataaagaaggaggagctgtccaggaagatgggggacattgaggagttgtgtaacatgacggatccactgactgtcctacaggaatcagacacaagtgacttgtgtgatactgaggatggagatgatgaggacagagagagacatgataaactcctccatgatggaggggatctggatgtgggggtcatctcacacacattacacacaggtttatctgatatcatgtctggggtaaatGTAGAGAAATGTCCAGGCACACATGTCTATCCACATTCTACTACAAAGGGCAAAGGTCACATCAATACTGAACCATCCAGGCCACGtccccaaccctcccccaccatacaaccatccaggagacctccccaaccctcccccaccatacaaccATCCAGGAGATCTCCCAAACCCTCCCCCGCCATACAACACTCACACCACCAGGCTAGAGGACCAAATATTGGGGCTGTACAGCAAACATCGGGGGTGTCGGgggttacagacatattactggatgtgaggacagctgGTAATAATCTACATCTAttagatgacaggaaaactgtattcTGGTCATATGAGAGCCACAAtcacccagaaacaccagagaggtttCGGGATTAttctcaggtgatgagcagtcagagtttctcctcagggagacattattgggaagtggatgtcgggggggcAGAGTACTGGacagtcgggatgtgttaccccagtatagacaggagaggagagcagagacggattggatataataagaagtcctggggttTGGAGAGGGGGTTGTTGGGTGATCAGTACTCAGTGAGACATGACAGTAATAGGATCCTATTACCCGGCGGTGTCTCTAGTAagagagtcaggatagatctggattatgaggccgggcagatctccttttatgatctctgtgacccgatccgacatctccacaccttccacaccaccttcactgagcccctccatgctggaaTATGGGTAGGGGAATTTggaggttgtataaagatatgtggggggaatcagaagtga